In Rosa chinensis cultivar Old Blush chromosome 1, RchiOBHm-V2, whole genome shotgun sequence, a genomic segment contains:
- the LOC112175492 gene encoding glycine-rich protein DC7.1, whose protein sequence is MAFSKTFLLVALAFAVLLISAEVSAHRDLAEAAATTTQKANTDGYHGHDHGHGGHGGHGGHGGHGGHGGHGPHAVETETEN, encoded by the exons ATGGCATTCTCAAAGACTTTTCTTCTTGTCGCCCTTGCCTTTGCTGTTCTCCTCATCTCTGCTGAGGTCTCGGCTCATCGTGACCTAGCTGAGGCTGCAGCCACTACTACTC AAAAAGCCAACACTGACGGTTACCATGGACACGATCATGGACATGGCGGCCATGGAGGACATGGAGGACATGGTGGACACGGAGGACATGGAGGACATGGACCTCATGCTGTTGAGACTGAAACTGAGAACTAG
- the LOC112165052 gene encoding uncharacterized protein LOC112165052, which produces MQPQVPDSEDNEDMFAEEGSDEEQPDFFINSDREQEEVGLEFNPKTDMKRLVFKLGMKFGTVQILRDALREMAIHGGWEYVYIKNDKVRLMVVCKEDDFPFELFTSKMQHKATLMIKGYNLKHTCTRKFNSKMVKLKYLTAKFKDQIAKNEAWKLDSLAKTMSANIKARVSTQMAYKTKRAALLEVEGSIRYQFARLKDYGSELKRVDLETTIARYKVGCRSVIGLDGAHLKSYFGRQLLTAIGVDANNTSWVVAYAMVDMESKDSWTWFLELLCKDLDIKEDGA; this is translated from the exons atgcAACCTCAAGTACCAGATTCTGAGGATAATGAGGATATGTTTGCTGAAGAAGGATCAGATGAAGAGCAACCAGATTTTTTCATTAATTCTGATAGGGAGCAGGAAGAAGTTGGTTTAGAGTTTAACCCGAAAACAGACATGAAGAGGCTTGTTTTCAAATTAGGGATGAAGTTTGGTACAGTCCAGATATTAAGGGATGCTTTGAGGGAAATGGCTATACATGGAGGCTGGGAATATGTTTACATTAAGAATGACAAAGTAAGGTTAATGGTTGTCTGCAAGGAGGATGATTTCCCTTTTGAGCTGTTTACTTCTAAAATGCAGCATAAGGCTACTTTGATGATCAAGGGGTATAATTTAAAGCATACTTGCACAAGAAAATTCAACAGCAAAATGGTGAAGCTGAAGTACTTAACTGCAAAGTTCAAGGACCAGATAGCCAAGAATGAAGCATGGAAACTAG ATTCACTAGCTAAGACAATGTCTGCCAATATTAAAGCAAGGGTATCAACTCAAATGGCTTATAAGACCAAGAGGGCAGCTTTGCTGGAGGTTGAGGGTTCTATAAGATACCAGTTTGCAAGGTTAAAGGATTATGGCAGTGAGCTTAAGAGGGTGGATCTGGAAACTACCATAGCTAGATATAAA GTTGGTTGTAGAAGTGTCATTGGATTGGATGGAGCACACTTGAAAAGCTATTTTGGAAGGCAGCTTCTGACTGCTATTGGTGTAGATGCCAACAACACAAGTTGGGTTGTGGCATATGCAATGGTCGATATGGAGAGCAAGGACTCATGGACATGGTTTCTGGAGCTTTTGTGCAAGGACCTGGACATCAAGGAAGATGGAGCATGA